A genomic stretch from Acinonyx jubatus isolate Ajub_Pintada_27869175 chromosome E2, VMU_Ajub_asm_v1.0, whole genome shotgun sequence includes:
- the PPP5C gene encoding serine/threonine-protein phosphatase 5, whose protein sequence is MAHSKKGAVWGPFGHLVLRALYGERALRKRAEGAFGARALRHLCSSGRGKSALLRDDSAGCRWRPLPGWGSLCGMAMAEGERTECAEPPRDEPPADGALKRAEELKTQANDYFKAKDYENAIKFYSQAIELNPSSAIYYGNRSLAYLRTECYGYALADATRAVEIDKKYIKGYYRRAASNMALGKFRAALRDYETVVKVKPHDRDAKMKYQECNKIVKQKAFERAIAGDEHKRSVVDSLDIESMTIEDEYSGPKLEDGKVTVTFMKELMQWYKDQKKLHRKCAYQILVQVKEVLSKLSTLVETTLKETEKITVCGDTHGQFYDLLNIFELNGLPSETNPYIFNGDFVDRGSFSVEVILTLFGFKLLYPDHFHLLRGNHETDNMNQIYGFEGEVKAKYTAQMYELFSEVFEWLPLAQCINGKVLIMHGGLFSEDGVTLDDIRKIERNRQPPDSGPMCDLLWSDPQPQNGRSVSKRGVSCQFGPDVTKAFLEDNHLDYIIRSHEVKAEGYEVAHGGRCVTVFSAPNYCDQMGNKASYIHLRGSDLRPQFHQFTAVPHPDVKPMAYASTLLQLGMM, encoded by the exons atggctCATTCTAAGAAGGGCGCTGTCTGGGGGCCCTTTGGTCACCTTGTCCTCCGCGCGCTCTACGGCGAAAGGGCCCTGCGCAAGCGCGCGGAGGGCGCCTTCGGGGCCCGCGCTTTACGACACTTGTGCAGCAGCGGCCGCGGCAAGTCGGCACTCCTTCGCGACGATTCGGCCGGGTGCCGCTGGCGGCCGTTGCCAGGGTGGGGGTCGCTTTGCGGCATGGCGATGGCGGAGGGCGAGCGGACTGAGTGTGCTGAGCCCCCCCGGGACGAGCCCCCGGCCGATGGCGCCCTGAAGCGGGCAGAGGAGCTCAAGACGCAAGCCAACGACTACTTCAAAG CCAAGGACTACGAGAACGCCATCAAGTTCTACAGCCAGGCCATCGAGCTGAACCCCAGCAGCGCCATCTACTATGGGAACCGCAGCCTGGCCTACCTGCGCACCGAGTGCTACGGCTACGCGCTGGCCGACGCCACCCGGGCCGTCGAGATCGACAAGAAGTACATTAAGGGCTACTACCGCCGGGCCGCCAGCAACATGGCGCTGGGCAAGTTCCGGGCCGCCCTGCGTGACTACGAGACG GTGGTGAAGGTGAAGCCCCACGACAGGGACGCCAAGATGAAGTACCAGGAGTGCAACAAGATTGTGAAGCAGAAAGCCTTCGAGCGGGCCATCGCCGGCGACGAGCACAAGCGCTCCGTTGTGGACTCGCTGGACATCGAGAGCATGA CCATTGAGGATGAGTACAGCGGGCCCAAGCTTGAGGATGGCAAGGTGACGGTCACCTTCATGAAGGAGCTCATGCAGTGGTACAAGGACCAGAAGAAACTGCACCGGAAATGCGCCTACCAG ATTCTGGTACAGGTCAAAGAGGTCCTCTCCAAGCTGAGCACACTCGTGGAGACCACGCTTAAAGAG ACAGAGAAGATTACGGTGTGCGGGGACACCCACGGCCAGTTCTATGACCTCCTCAATATATTTGAGCTCAACGGTTTACCCTCGGAGACCAACCCCTAT ATATTTAATGGCGACTTTGTGGACCGCGGCTCCTTCTCCGTAGAAGTGATCCTCACCCTTTTTGGCTTTAAGCTCCTGTACCCAGATCACTTTCACTTGCTTCGAG GCAACCATGAGACGGACAACATGAACCAGATCTATGGCTTCGAGGGCGAAGTGAAGGCCAAATACACAGCCCAGATGTACGAACTCTTCAGCGAGGTGTTCGAGTGGCTCCCGCTGGCCCAGTGTATCAATGGCAAAGTGCTG ATCATGCACGGGGGCTTGTTCAGTGAAGATGGCGTCACCCTGGACGACATCAGGAAGATTGAGCGGAACCGGCAGCCCCCGGATTCAG gtCCCATGTGCGACCTGCTCTGGTCAGACCCACAGCCGCAG AACGGACGCTCGGTCAGCAAGCGGGGCGTGAGCTGCCAGTTTGGCCCCGACGTCACCAAGGCCTTCCTGGAGGACAACCACCTGGACTACATCATCCGCAGCCACGAGGTCAAGGCCGAGGGCTACGAGGTGGCACATGGCGGCCGCTGCGTCACCGTCTTTTCCGCCCCCAACTACTG TGACCAGATGGGGAATAAAGCCTCCTATATCCACCTCCGGGGCTCTGACCTGCGGCCCCAGTTCCACCAGTTCACAGCAGTG CCTCATCCCGACGTCAAGCCCATGGCCTACGCCAGCACGCTGCTGCAGTTAGGGATGATGTGA